One Brassica napus cultivar Da-Ae chromosome C2, Da-Ae, whole genome shotgun sequence DNA window includes the following coding sequences:
- the LOC106434391 gene encoding uncharacterized protein LOC106434391, whose translation MGPDKHSTRLLNTLKMERVRTILTHTYPYPHEHSRHAIIAVFLGCLFFISSDNMHTLIEKFSLKWWSMYACLLGFFYFFSSPFIGKTIRPNYSNFSRWYIAWILVAALYHLPNFQSMGLDLRMNLSLFLTIYISSIVFLVVFHIIFLALWYVGLVSRVAGRRPEILTVLQNCAVLSMACCIFYSHCGNRAILRQKPPRRQYSSLFSFWKREHRHSTWIAQLIRMNKLKDQVCSSWFAPVGSANDYPLLSKWFIYGEIACNGSCPDSSNEISPIYSLWATFIGLYIANYVVERSTGWALTHPLSVDKVEKLKKEQMKPNFLDMVPWYSGTSADLFKTVFDLLVSVTVFLGRFDMRMLQAAMTKSCDGTKREELLYDHLANKDNFWFDFMADTGDGGNSSYAVAKLLAQPTLQVSVDGETRPLPRGNVLIIGGDLAYPNPSAFTYEKRLFCPFEYALQPPHWYKNDSIAVDKPELPEGVKDLKDYDGPQCFLIPGNHDWFDGLNTFMRYICHKSWLGGWLMPQKKSYFALQLPKGWWVFGLDLALHGDIDVDQFKFFAELVKEKVKEDDAVIIITHEPSWLLDWYWSSDTGQNVRHLICDVLKYRCKLRMAGDLHHYMRHSCTQSDAPVQVQHLLVNGCGGAFLHPTHVFSKFSKYYGASYASKAAYPSFHDSSKIALGNILKFRKKNWQFDFIGGIIYFILVFSLFPQCKLAHILRGDSFSGHLESFLGTVWTAFVYVMEQSYVSFTGVLVLLITAIIFVPSKISRKKRVVIGVLHVTAHLMAALILMLMLELGIEICIQHNLLANSGYHTLYQWYKSVESEHFPDPTGLRARIEQWTFGLYPACIKYLMSAFDVPEVMAVTRTNICKEGMESLSRSGAVIYYASVFLYFWVFSTPVVSLVFGSYLYICINWLHIHFDEAFSSLRIANYKSFTRFHIKENKDIEVFTLAVDKVPKDWKLDKHWDAEPKQSGVMSHKREFPSKWCASSAQQDPVATVKVVDYFLIHRSQNQNGEC comes from the exons ATGGGCCCTGACAAACATTCGACTCGTTTATTGAATACCCTCAAAATGGAGAGGGTCAGAACGATTCTAACCCATACTTACCCTTACCCGCACGAGCATTCTCGCCATGCTATCATTGCTGTGTTTCTCGGCTGCCTATTCTTTATTTCTTCCGATAACATGCACACCCTCATAGAAAAGTTTTCCCTCAAGTGGTGGTCCATGTATGCATGCTTGCTCGGATTTTTCTACttcttttcttctccttttATTGGCAAGACTATCAGACCAAACTACTCCAACTTCAGTCGGTGGTACATTGCCTGGATTTTAGTTGCAGCTTTGTATCATCTTCCTAACTTTCAGTCAATGGGTTTGGATTTGAGGATGAATTTGTCCTTGTTTTTGACAATTTACATATCTTCAATAGTCTTCCTTGTTGTCTTCCACATCATTTTTCTTGCCCTTTGGTATGTTGGTCTTGTTTCTCGCGTGGCTGGAAGACGCCCTGAGATCTTAACCGTTCTTCAAAACTGCGCT GTTCTTAGCATGGCTTGCTGCATCTTTTACAGCCATTGTGGTAATCGAGCTATTCTGAGGCAAAAGCCTCCTCGAAGACAGTATTCTAGCTTGTTTTCATTCTGGAAAAGAGAACATAGGCACAGTACATGGATTGCACAATTAATTCGTATGAATAAGCTGAAAGACCAAGTGTGCTCCTCGTGGTTTGCTCCTGTTGGATCTGCAAATGACTATCCACTGTTATCCAAATGGTTCATTTATGGAGAG attGCGTGCAATGGTTCCTGTCCTGATTCATCTAACGAAATTTCTCCAATATACTCATTGTGGGCCACATTTATTGGTCTTTACATTGCCAATTATGTAGTGGAGAGATCAACAGG GTGGGCTCTGACACACCCTCTGTCAGTAGACAAAGTTGAGAAGCTGAAGAAGGAGCAAATGAAACCAAATTTCTTAGATATGGTTCCTTGGTATTCAGG aaCATCGGCTGATTTGTTTAAAACTGTGTTTGACCTCCTCGTATCAGTAACGGTCTTTCTTGGCCGCTTTGACATGCGGATGCTGCAG GCTGCAATGACCAAATCTTGTGATGGAACCAAGAGGGAAGAACTTTTATATGACCACCTTGCTAATAAGGAcaatttttggtttgatttcaTGGCGGACACTGGTGATGGTGGGAATTCATCATACGCTGTAGCGAAACTTCTTGCTCAGCCTACTCTCCAAGTCTCGGTGGATGGTGAAACTAGACCGTTGCCTCGGGGTAATGTACTGATTATTGGAGGAGATCTTGC GTACCCCAATCCATCAGCGTTTACATATGAAAAACGTCTCTTTTGTCCATTTGAGTATGCGCTACAGCCTCCCCATTGGTATAAAAATGACTCTATTGCCGTTGACAAGCCAGAATTACCTGAGGGAGTGAAAGATCTAAAGGATTATGATGGTCCCCAATGTTTCCTCATCCCTGGAAACCATG ACTGGTTTGACGGACTCAATACATTCATGAGGTATATATGCCATAAGAGTTGGTTAGGCGGCTGGTTAATGCCCCAGAAGAAAAGCTATTTTGCGTTGCAGCTACCTAAGGGATGGTGGGTGTTTGGTTTGGATCTTGCACTTCATGGTGATATTGATGTTGACCAGTTCAAATTCTTCGCCGAATTGGTGAAGGAGAag GTTAAGGAGGATGATGCGGTGATCATTATCACGCATGAACCCAGCTGGCTTCTTGATTGGTACTGGAGCAGCGATACAGGGCAGAACGTGAGGCATCTGATATGCGACGTTTTAAAGTACAGGTGTAAACTCAGAATGGCAGGGGATTTGCATCATTATATGCGACATTCATGTACTCAATCAGATGCGCCTGTCCAGGTCCAACATCTTCTTGTAAATGGCTGTGGAGGAGCTTTTCTACATCCCACCCATGTGTTCAGCAAATTTTCAAAGTACTATGGGGCTTCCTATGCAAGCAAGGCTGCCTACCCTTCTTTTCATGATTCTAGCAAG ATTGCTTTGGGGAATATTTTGAAGTTCCGGAAAAAGAACTGGCAATTTGATTTCATAGGTGGCATTATATACTTTATCCTGGTCTTTTCATTGTTCCCTCAG TGTAAGCTAGCCCACATCTTACGAGGTGATTCCTTTTCTGGACACCTGGAGAGTTTCTTAGGCACAGTGTGGACCGCTTTTGTGTATGTGATGGAACAATCATACGTGTCGTTTACGGGTGTCCTGGTGTTGCTAATCACTGCAATCATATTTGTGCCCTCAAAGATATCTCGGAAGAAAAGAGTGGTAATCGGAGTTCTCCATGTTACTGCTCACCTGATGGCAGCTCTGATTCTCATGTTGATGTTGGAACTAGGCATAGAGATCTGTATTCAACATAATCTACTTGCAAATTCTG GGTATCATACGTTGTATCAGTGGTACAAATCAGTGGAAAGCGAGCATTTCCCGGACCCTACTGGCCTTAGAGCCCGTATCGAACAATGGACGTTTGGCCTTTATCCAGCGTGTATCAAGTATCTTATGTCAGCATTTGATGTTCCTGAG GTGATGGCGGTTACCCGGACCAACATATGCAAAGAAGGAATGGAATCTCTGTCCCGAAGCGGAGCTGTCATATATTATGCTTCTGTCTTCCTTTACTTCTGGGTCTTTTCAACACCTGTGGTGTCTTTGGTGTTTGGAAGCTACTTGTATATCTGCATCAACTGGCTCCACATCCATTTTGATGAAGCTTTCTCTTCACTCCGCATTGCCAATTACAAATCTTTCACTCGTTTCCACATCAAAGAGAATAAAGACATTGAAGTATTCACTCTCGCGGTTgacaag GTGCCAAAAGACTGGAAGCTAGACAAACATTGGGATGCAGAGCCGAAACAGAGTGGGGTGATGAGCCATAAGAGAGAGTTTCCAAGTAAATGGTGTGCATCATCAGCGCAACAAGACCCTGTTGCTACCGTGAAAGTAGTTGATTATTTCCTTATTCATAGATCACAGAACCAAAACGGAGAATGTTAG